In Williamsia phyllosphaerae, the DNA window GAATGGGCGGTGCAGCACCTCTCCCCCGACGAACGTGCGACCGCGTCGGTGTACACCTCCGGTGAGCACTGCCCGATGTGTGCGGCCGCGCACGCCTGGGTGGGTTTGGGACGAATTGTCTATGCGGTGTCGTCGGCCCAGCTCGGAACGTGGCGGTCGGAATGGGACGCCCCGGACTCACCGGTGGCAGGGCTGCCGATCAACGCCGTCGCCCCCGGGGTTCAGGTGGAGGGTCCTGTCGAAACCTTCGTCGACGAGATGAAAGCGCTGCACCGTTCCAGTGTCGGTGGGGTCTGACCAGCGGCACCGGCCGTCATCGTCACTTTTGCGCGTCCAGCGCCGTCTTCACGTCGGACTGGGTGTTCGCCAGGAACTTCTGCAAGTCGTCACCCGTGGAGAACGT includes these proteins:
- a CDS encoding nucleoside deaminase, translating into MAVSGNDIIHLQRCVELAREALTAGDEPFGSVLVDSAGRRLVEDRNRISGGDSTRHPELTIVEWAVQHLSPDERATASVYTSGEHCPMCAAAHAWVGLGRIVYAVSSAQLGTWRSEWDAPDSPVAGLPINAVAPGVQVEGPVETFVDEMKALHRSSVGGV